From the Cetobacterium ceti genome, one window contains:
- a CDS encoding GTP-binding protein, protein MAKEKFERSKPHVNIGTIGHVDHGKTTTTAAISKVLSDLGLAKKVDFDNIDAAPEERERGITINTAHIEYETANRHYAHVDCPGHADYVKNMITGAAQMDGAILVVSAADGPMPQTREHILLSRQVGVPYIVVYLNKADMVDDAELLELVEMEVRELLTEYGFPGDDLPVITGSSLGALQGEEKWVEAIKSLMDAVDDYIPTPARAVDQPFLMPIE, encoded by the coding sequence ATGGCTAAAGAAAAATTCGAAAGAAGCAAGCCCCACGTTAACATTGGAACAATCGGACACGTTGACCACGGAAAAACAACAACAACAGCAGCTATATCAAAAGTATTATCAGACTTAGGATTAGCAAAGAAAGTTGATTTTGATAACATCGACGCAGCTCCAGAAGAGAGAGAAAGAGGAATCACAATCAACACAGCTCACATAGAGTATGAAACAGCAAACAGACACTACGCTCACGTTGACTGTCCAGGACACGCGGATTACGTTAAGAACATGATCACAGGAGCAGCACAAATGGACGGAGCTATCTTAGTTGTATCAGCAGCAGATGGTCCAATGCCACAAACAAGAGAGCACATCCTATTATCAAGACAGGTTGGAGTTCCTTACATCGTAGTATACTTAAACAAAGCAGACATGGTAGACGACGCTGAGTTATTAGAGTTAGTTGAAATGGAAGTAAGAGAGTTATTAACAGAGTACGGATTCCCAGGAGACGACTTACCAGTAATAACAGGATCATCATTAGGAGCATTACAAGGAGAAGAGAAATGGGTAGAAGCTATCAAATCTCTAATGGATGCAGTAGATGATTATATTCCAACTCCTGCAAGAGCAGTAGACCAACCATTCCTAATGCCAATTGAGGA